Within the Enterobacter bugandensis genome, the region GCAGAGCGTGGTATCGCGACCTGCGTGCTGCTGGGTAACCCGGACGAGATCAACCGCGTTGCGGCGTCTCAGGGCGTTGAGCTGGGCACAGGCATCGAAATCGTTGACCCGGAAGTGGTTCGCGAAAGCTACGTTGCCCGTCTGGTTGAGCTGCGTAAGAACAAGGGCATGACCGAAGCCGTTGCGCGCGAGCAGCTGGAAGACAACGTCGTGCTGGGCACGCTGATGCTGGAGCAGGACGAAGTTGACGGTCTGGTTTCCGGTGCGGTTCACACCACCGCTAACACCATCCGTCCACCGTTGCAGCTGATCAAAACTGCGCCAGGCAGCTCTCTGGTCTCCTCCGTGTTCTTCATGCTGCTGCCTGAACAGGTTTACGTTTACGGCGACTGCGCGATCAACCCGGATCCTACCGCAGAACAGCTGGCAGAAATCGCTATCCAGTCTGCGGACTCCGCGACCGCTTTCGGTATCGAGCCGCGCGTAGCGATGCTCTCCTACTCCACCGGCACCTCTGGTGCAGGTAGCGATGTAGAGAAAGTCCGTGAAGCGACCCGTATTGCGCAGGAAAAACGTCCAGACCTGATGATCGACGGCCCGCTGCAGTACGACGCCGCAGTAATGGCTGACGTGGCGAAATCCAAAGCGCCGAACTCGCCGGTTGCCGGTCGCGCTACCGTGTTCATCTTCCCGGATCTGAACACCGGTAACACCACCTACAAAGCGGTACAGCGTTCTGCCGACCTGATCTCCATCGGGCCAATGCTGCAGGGCATGCGCAAGCCTGTGAACGACCTGTCTCGTGGTGCGCTGGTTGACGATATCGTCTACACCATCGCGCTGACGGCGATTCAGTCTTCGCAGCAGCAGTAATGTTTTGCCGGATGGCGCTTCGCTTATCCGGCCTACAGAACCTTAGGCCCGGTAAGCGCCAGCGCCACCGGGCAACAAAAAGGCGACCACACGGTCGCCTTTTTTTATTACAGCAGCTCCCGCGCCGCCGACACAATGTCATGCGCCGTCAGGCCATACTCTTTTTGCAGGAAGTCCTGTGTGCCCACCTGGCCGTAACGCTCCTTCACGCCCACGCGACGCATCGGCACCGGGCAGGTCTCCACCAGCACTTCCGCCACCGCTGACCCGAGACCGTTGTGAATACTGTGGTTTTCGCAGGTGACGATGCGCCCGGTTTTCTCGGCATAGTTTTTCACCAGCATCCGATCGATAGGCTTCAGGGTAAACATGTCGATGACCGCTGCGCTTACCCCCTCCTGTTCAAGCTGGCGCGCCGCTTCCAGCGCTTCCGCCACCATGATGCCGTTGGCAATCAGCGTGATATCGCTTCCCCCGCGCAACACGTTGCCTTTGCCAATGGTGAAGGTTGAGCCCGGCGCATAGACGCTCGGCGCCTGCTTGCGGATGGTGCGCACCCAGTAGAAGCCTTCGAGATCGATAAGCTGGCGCAGCACATCCTCGAACATCACCGCATCGGTGACTTCCAGCACCACCGAATGCGCCAGACCGCGCACGATGCCCATATCCTCGAAGGACATGTGCGTCCCGCCGTTGTGGCAGGCCGTCACGCCCGCATCCGAGGCAATCACCTTCACGTTGTTGCGCTGGTAGTCCAGGGACATAAACAGCTGGTCGAAGCAGCGACGGCTGGCAAACGCGGTGAAGGTGTGCACGAACGGCTTACGGCCGGTGAGCGACAGGCCCGCCGCAGTACCGATGACGTTGGCCTCCATAATGCCGCAGTTAATCACGTGCTGCGGATAATCGCGCGCTACGCCGTCCATCGCCATTGAGCTCATCAGGTCCGCTTCCAGGGCGATAATCTCGCTGCCGGCCTCAATCTGCTTTGCCACAAAGCCCGCGTAGACCTTGCGCATCTCAACGGCGTCTTTCTGTCCTGCCGGTGCAACCTTAATCATGTGAAGCCTCCAGTTGGCGAATCGTCTCATTGAGGGCCGCTTTGCTCTCCGCGGTCAATCGCAGGTGGTGCGAGTTGCTGAGCTGTTCCAGGTACGGCACCCCCTGCCCTTTGATGCTGTCGAGGATCACCACCCGCGGACGCGCATCGGCCTCCGGTACCCTTGAAGTCACCTTCAGCAGTGCCGGGATGTCATCCCCTTTGACCGTCACCACGTCAAAGCCAAAGGCGCGGAATTTGCCCTCCAGGTCGAAGGCACAGATGATTTCGTCCAGTTCGCCGTCGAGCTGCTGTTTGTTCCAGTCCACGAACACGGTCAGGTTGTTCAGACGATGGTGAGCGATAAACTGGAACGCTTCCCAGCACTGGCCTTCGTTCAGCTCGCCGTCGCCAACGATGCAGAAGACCCGATTCGGTCGCCCGGCCAGCTTGTGCGAGAGTGCCATACCGCCCGCAATGGAGATCCCCTGCCCCAGCGAGCCGGTGGTGGCATCCACGCCGCGCGTTTTCAGGCGGTCCGGGTGGCTGGGCAGACGCGTGCCGTTCTGGTTCAGCGTGCTCAGCTCATCAACCGGGAAGTAGCCCTTAATCGCCAGGGTGCTGTAGAGCGCCGGGCCTGCATGACCTTTCGACAGCACAAAGTAATCGCGCTCAGGCCAGTCCGGATCCGCCGGGTCGATCTTCATCACGGCGCCGTACAGCACCGCCAGGGTTTCCACCACCGACATGCTGCCGCCGTAGTGCCCAAAGCCCAGCTGCGTCAGGGATTTGAGGGTTTCAAGACGGATCTGACGCGCCAGTTCGGTTATCTCGTTCTCATTCATGATTTGGCTCCGGTATTTTCCTGCGCGTTACTACCCGCAGGTTTGTTTTTCGCGAAGATGTTGTAGGCCACCAGCAGCGCGAACAGCGCCACAACCAGCCCGGTGATGGCAAGCGGTGACAGGAAGCGCGCCAGGTTGCCCAGCACAATCCCGACCGCGCCGAAGTCGGCGTCCGAGAAGGTGGTGTTAGCAAAGCCAATCGCACCCAGTACCGGCAGCAGCAGGACCGGGAGGAAGGTAATCAGCAGGCCGTTAGCAAAGGCGCCTATCATTGCCCCGCGGCGTCCACCGGTGGCGTTACCGAACACGCCCGCCGTTGCGCCGGTGAAGAAGTGCGGCACTACGCCCGGCAGGATCAGCACCCAGCTAAACTGACCGCAGATCAACAACCCCACAATTCCCCCGAGGAAGCTGAACAGGAAGCCAATCAGCACCGCGTTTGGCGCATACGGGTAGACCACCGGGCAGTCCAGCGCCGGACGCGCGTTCGGCACCAGTTTTTCTGAGAAGCCGGTAAAGGCCGGGACGATTTCCGCCAGAATCAGGCGCACGCCCTGCAGGATGATGAACACGCCCGCCGCGAAGGTGATCGCCATGATGATGGCGTAGACCAGGTAGTTTTGCCCGCCGCTAAAGGTGGACTCCACGTACTCACGCCCGGCGCTTACCGCCATGATCAGGTAGATAATCATCATGGTCAGGGAGATGGAGATCGAACTGTCGCGCAGGAAGCTGAGGTTTTTCGGCAGGTTCATCTCTTCGGTGGAGCGCGAGCCTTTGCCGACCCTGCTGCCAATCCAGCCGGACAGCACGTAGCCCAGCGTACCGAAATGACCGAAGGCGATCTCATCGTTGCCGGTAATACGCTTCATATAGCGCTGCGCAATCGCCGGGAAAAAGGCCATAATCAGGCCGAGGATCAGCGAACCGGTAAATACCAGCCCTACTCCCTCGAAGCCTGCGACCGTCAGGATCACGCCAATCATGCACGCCATGTAGAAGGTGTGGTGCCCGGTCAGGAAGATGTACTTCAGGCGGGTAAAGCGCGCGACGACAATGTTCGCCACCATGCCGAAGGCCATGATCAGCGCGGTCGAGGCACCGTATTTTTCCAGCGCGATCGACACAATCGCTTCATTGTTTGGAATAATGCCCTGGATATTAAAAGCGTGCTCAAACATACCGCCTAACGGGTTTAACGACCCCACCAGCACCGTGGCGCCACCGCCCAGTACAATAAAGCCGAGAATCGTTTTAATTGTGCCTTTTACGACATCAGAAAACGCTTTTTTCTGCGCGACCAGACCAATTAACGCAATTAAACCCACCAGCACCGAAGGGACTTTTAAAATATCGACAACGAAATTCAGCGTTTCAAGGATAAACATATCCACCTCGCCTTATCAGGGTTATTGTCTGTCGAACCAGGCGCGCAGCTGCGCTTCGAGTTCGTTGATATCAATGATGTTGTTGATCACCACCAGCTGGCTTTCCGGCACGCTGGCGCTGGCCGCAATGTCTTTCGCCATCACGAACAGGTCCGCCGCGCCCGGCGTGGCGGAGGAGAGATCGGAGTGTTCAACCTCGGCCTCAATGTCCAGCTTTTTAAGCACTTTTTTAATGTTCATTTCGACCATAAAACTGCTGCCCAGGCCAGAACCGCAAATAGCCATGATTTTCATTGTTGTCCCCTTATTTTGAGTAGAGCACGCCCCATCACGCTGGCGCGTAATGTTGTGAATAATCGGATTAAAAAATTAAATCAGAAGCGGTCAATAATGGTTTTAATGTCCTCCAGGGTATTCGCCTGATGTAATTTCTCCATATCTTCGTCGCTGGAAAATAATTCAGCGAGCGCGGATATCATTTCGATATGGCTATGTTTATCCGGTGCCGCAAGCATAATAATCAGATCGACAGGGTCAAACTCTCCGGCACCAAAAGAGACGCCCTGTTTTAGTTTTAGTAATGACAAGCCCAGTCCTTTGGCGCCTTCCTCCGGCCGCGCATGCGGCATGGCTAGCCCTGGTGCCAGCACATAATAGGGTCCTAACGTATGGTGCTGCTGAATGATTGCCGTCACGTACTCCGGTGCAATCACCTGCAGATCCAGCAGCGGTTTCGCGCATATCTCCAGCGCCTGTGGCCAGCTTTCCACGCTATCCTGCAGCGTGATGGTTGTATCATATATCCACTTTTTGAGCATTTTCCCTCCCGCCAAACGCTAAAGATGGGCAAACTTTATTCAACCCATCAATCATTGACTGCGATCGCGATCACAAAGATAGCGCTACCAATTACCAACATGCAGAAATGTGATAGCGCTATCAAAATGTAATCATGGTGTGAAATCACAGCAAAAAAAGGGATTTAAGGCGTATACTGCCTGTCACCTGAAATGAAGGAAAAAAGAACGCGTCTGGTCAGCAGGAAGGTGTATGTCTTTAACCCGAAAACGGCGCAGTACCGGAAAAGTCACGCTCGCTGATGTCGCGCAGCTTGCCGGAGTCGGCACGATGACCGTCTCCCGTGCGCTCCGCACGCCCGAACAGGTTTCCGATAAACTGCGTGAAAAAATTGAAGCTGCGGTGCAGGAGCTGGGTTATATGCCCAATCTCGCCGCCAGCGCACTGGCATCCGCGTCCTCATGGACGATTGCGATGGTTGTTCCCAACCTTTCCGAAGCCGGTTGCTCTGAAATGTTTGCGGGCCTACAGCAGGTGCTGCAGCCCGCCGGATACCAGATCATGCTGGCAGAGTCCCAGCATCGGCTTGAGCAGGAAGAGAAGCTGCTTGAGACCCTGCTGGCGTCAAATATCGCCGCCGCGATTTTGCTCAGCGTCGAGCACACCGACACTGTTCGCCACTGGCTGAAAAACGCCTCGATTCCGGTAATGGAGATGGGTGCGATGCGCGCCGATCCGATCGATATGAATATCGGGATCGATAACGTGGCGGCCATGTACGAGCTGACAGAAATGGTGATTAGGCGCGGCTACCAGAATATCGGCCTGCTGTGCGCCAACCAGGAGCAGTGGATTTTCCAGCAGCATTTGCAGGGCTGGTACAAGGCGATGCTGCGCCATCATCTGTCGCCAAACCGGGTGATTAACGCGGCGATGCCGCCGAGCTTCTCGACTGGCGCGGCACAGCTGCCAGAGTTCTTGCTGGCGTGGCCGGAGCTGGATGCGCTGGTGTGCGTATCAGACGAGCTGGCCTGCGGCGCGCTGTATGAGTGTCAGCGTCGACGCATTAAAGTGCCGGACGATCTGGCTGTCGTGGGCTTTGGCGATAGCGATGTGAGCCGCGTCTGCCAGCCGCCGCTGACGACGATGGCGGTACCGCATCGAAAGATTGGGATTGAGGCAGGTAAAGCGCTACTGGAACGTCTGAATGACGGAGACTGGCGCGACCAAAAACCCATCGCGTCCAGCCTGTGCCTGCGGGAAAGCTGTTAAGGCTTACTCAGCCTCTTCCTCTTTTTCCGCTTTGTTTTCCGGCTTAGCGGATTCG harbors:
- a CDS encoding transketolase family protein encodes the protein MIKVAPAGQKDAVEMRKVYAGFVAKQIEAGSEIIALEADLMSSMAMDGVARDYPQHVINCGIMEANVIGTAAGLSLTGRKPFVHTFTAFASRRCFDQLFMSLDYQRNNVKVIASDAGVTACHNGGTHMSFEDMGIVRGLAHSVVLEVTDAVMFEDVLRQLIDLEGFYWVRTIRKQAPSVYAPGSTFTIGKGNVLRGGSDITLIANGIMVAEALEAARQLEQEGVSAAVIDMFTLKPIDRMLVKNYAEKTGRIVTCENHSIHNGLGSAVAEVLVETCPVPMRRVGVKERYGQVGTQDFLQKEYGLTAHDIVSAARELL
- a CDS encoding transketolase encodes the protein MNENEITELARQIRLETLKSLTQLGFGHYGGSMSVVETLAVLYGAVMKIDPADPDWPERDYFVLSKGHAGPALYSTLAIKGYFPVDELSTLNQNGTRLPSHPDRLKTRGVDATTGSLGQGISIAGGMALSHKLAGRPNRVFCIVGDGELNEGQCWEAFQFIAHHRLNNLTVFVDWNKQQLDGELDEIICAFDLEGKFRAFGFDVVTVKGDDIPALLKVTSRVPEADARPRVVILDSIKGQGVPYLEQLSNSHHLRLTAESKAALNETIRQLEASHD
- a CDS encoding PTS ascorbate transporter subunit IIC, whose amino-acid sequence is MFILETLNFVVDILKVPSVLVGLIALIGLVAQKKAFSDVVKGTIKTILGFIVLGGGATVLVGSLNPLGGMFEHAFNIQGIIPNNEAIVSIALEKYGASTALIMAFGMVANIVVARFTRLKYIFLTGHHTFYMACMIGVILTVAGFEGVGLVFTGSLILGLIMAFFPAIAQRYMKRITGNDEIAFGHFGTLGYVLSGWIGSRVGKGSRSTEEMNLPKNLSFLRDSSISISLTMMIIYLIMAVSAGREYVESTFSGGQNYLVYAIIMAITFAAGVFIILQGVRLILAEIVPAFTGFSEKLVPNARPALDCPVVYPYAPNAVLIGFLFSFLGGIVGLLICGQFSWVLILPGVVPHFFTGATAGVFGNATGGRRGAMIGAFANGLLITFLPVLLLPVLGAIGFANTTFSDADFGAVGIVLGNLARFLSPLAITGLVVALFALLVAYNIFAKNKPAGSNAQENTGAKS
- a CDS encoding PTS sugar transporter subunit IIB, coding for MKIMAICGSGLGSSFMVEMNIKKVLKKLDIEAEVEHSDLSSATPGAADLFVMAKDIAASASVPESQLVVINNIIDINELEAQLRAWFDRQ
- a CDS encoding PTS sugar transporter subunit IIA; the encoded protein is MLKKWIYDTTITLQDSVESWPQALEICAKPLLDLQVIAPEYVTAIIQQHHTLGPYYVLAPGLAMPHARPEEGAKGLGLSLLKLKQGVSFGAGEFDPVDLIIMLAAPDKHSHIEMISALAELFSSDEDMEKLHQANTLEDIKTIIDRF
- a CDS encoding LacI family DNA-binding transcriptional regulator, with the protein product MSLTRKRRSTGKVTLADVAQLAGVGTMTVSRALRTPEQVSDKLREKIEAAVQELGYMPNLAASALASASSWTIAMVVPNLSEAGCSEMFAGLQQVLQPAGYQIMLAESQHRLEQEEKLLETLLASNIAAAILLSVEHTDTVRHWLKNASIPVMEMGAMRADPIDMNIGIDNVAAMYELTEMVIRRGYQNIGLLCANQEQWIFQQHLQGWYKAMLRHHLSPNRVINAAMPPSFSTGAAQLPEFLLAWPELDALVCVSDELACGALYECQRRRIKVPDDLAVVGFGDSDVSRVCQPPLTTMAVPHRKIGIEAGKALLERLNDGDWRDQKPIASSLCLRESC